From Actinomyces sp. oral taxon 171 str. F0337, one genomic window encodes:
- the mihF gene encoding integration host factor, actinobacterial type: MTLPTLTPEQRAQALEKAAAARSQRARIKSELKSGELKLSEFFTASETDDVLGKMKVRALLISLPRVGTTTADAILADIQIAESRRVRGLGANQRAALVERFG, from the coding sequence ATGACGCTTCCTACACTGACACCCGAGCAACGGGCTCAGGCACTGGAAAAGGCGGCCGCTGCGCGATCGCAGCGCGCTCGTATCAAGTCAGAGCTCAAGAGCGGGGAGCTCAAGCTCTCCGAGTTCTTCACCGCCTCAGAGACCGATGATGTCCTGGGCAAGATGAAGGTGAGAGCACTGCTCATCTCCCTCCCACGTGTCGGGACCACTACAGCTGATGCCATCCTGGCTGATATTCAAATCGCCGAGTCCCGGCGGGTCCGTGGGCTGGGAGCGAATCAGAGAGCGGCACTGGTGGAACGCTTCGGCTAG